From the genome of Blautia hydrogenotrophica DSM 10507:
AGCTTTGTGCGTGCTGCTCGCTGTCATCGGAATTGCAAATGTATTTTCCAATACTTTAGGCTTTATACGCCAGCGAAACAGAGAATTCGCAAGATATATGTCTATTGGCATGACACCGAAAGGTGTGAGAAAAATGTTTTTCATTGAAGCTCTTGTGATTGCAGGACGGCCGCTCTTGATTACGCTGCCGCTTACTGTGTTGTCTGTAGGATTTATGATAACAGCAAGCTGCTTAAATCCAATGGAATTTCTGACAAAAGCTCCCATACTTCCTGCCGCCGTGTTTATTTTGGGGATTTTTGTGTTTGTAGCGCTGGCTTACTGCATGGGCGGCAGAAAAATAATGAAATGCAACCTGGCTGAAGCGCTGCGGATGGATGACATAGTATGAATGGATGCGTACTTTCCATAACAGGAAAATTTAAATTTCCCTATTGACTCTCACGGGGCGTCATAGATTAGAGTGAATATATCAGAAAAGGGAGGTCAGCAGTTATGAGGTCAGTAAAAGAAATATCAGATTTAACAGGTATCAGCGTACGCACGCTCCACTATTATGATGAGATCGGATTATTGAAGCCGACGGAAAAAAGCGGAGCGGGATACCGGCTTTATGACGATAAGGCTCTGGAAACCTTGCAGCAGATTTTATTTTTCCGTGAATTTGATATTCCTCTGAAAGAGATCAAAGCTGTCATGGACAACCCGGTTCTGAAAAGAAATCAGATTTTGCAGATGCAGCGAAACATGCTGATTGCAAAAAAAGAACGTATGGAACGTCTGATTTCCAGCATTGATGACATTCTGAAAGGAGAGAATAAAATGGATTTTGCGGTTTTCAGTAAAACAGAAATGGAAGAGATGTTTCAAACCATGTTTGAACATATGCCGGCTAATATGAGAAATCTTGCAGTGAAAGAGTTCGGAAGTATTGAAGAATGGAAAAAGCATTATATGGAGGCACTTTCATCAGAAGAAATGCAGAAAGGTTATGCAAAGGTTGTTGAGTGGTATGGCGGAAAAGAAAATTTCTTGTCAGCTGCAAACAATCCTGTCAGCAAGGAAGTGGCAGAAAGTTATAACAAACGAGTGGAGGTGGTTCTGCAAAAACTAAGCGCAAAGAAGGAATGTGACACAGCTTCCTTTGAGGTTAAGGAGGTGGTCGGAGAATATGGATTTGTGATGAAACAGTTATCGCAGATAAAAAGCGAGAAAGGGCTTATGCTGGCACAGGCACAATACTATCGCAACGAAAAAATAAAGCCCATAATAGATGAAAAATATGGTGAAGGAGCTTCCGAATTTTTTGTGAAGGCAATAGAAGCCTTTTATGAAAACAAATAATCTAAAATTGTGGGGAATACCAGTGCCCAACGGCGGTACTATTGAACAGGGGATCAGTAATGGTCTCCTGTTTTTTAGGTCCGGCGAACTTCCGGTTATCGAATTTTCCACCTTTCGGAACTCTCGTTCAAGAAATATTTCTTGCTCTGCTCGTCCAATTTTAGACTCTGTCATAAAAAATGGAAAGTATACTTGACATGTTGCGCGGCTGTGCTATAATGAAAATATGGAAAGCAAACTTTCCATAAGAAGGGAGGCTTCTATGAAAAACCGGCTGGAAGAGCTGCGTAAGCAAAAGGGAATCAAACAGGAAGAGTTGGCAAATGCCTTGGAAGTATCAAGGCAGACGATCGGTTCTTTGGAAAATGGGCGCTATAATCCGTCGATTCAGTTAGCATTCAAAATCGCCCGATATTTTCATATGACGATTGAAGAAATCTTTATTTATGAGGAGGAAGAGTGATGAAGTCTAGGATAACAAAATACACAACGGTCGTTTTTGGTTTGGTCTTGGTGGCAGTAGGTTTATACTTAATAAAAACAAGCGGAGATCCGCAGGGGATGATGAGAGCGCTGCCCTATGTCTGCATTGGCATTGGGTGCGGCTTGTTTGGGCATGGCATGGGCAATATGATTTCTGAACGGGCAATCTATGGCGATCCAGAATTAAAGAAAAAGCTGGATATTGAAAAAAATGATGAGCGCAACCTGGCGATCGCGAACAATGCCAAGGGAAAGGCATTTGATATGATGACTTTCGTCTTTGGCGCTTTAATGGTATCCTTTGCTCTTATGGGAGTAGACATGATTGCCGTACTTCTGCTTGTCTTTGCATATCTCTTTGTTCATGGTTTTGAAATTTATTATCGCCTTAAGTTTGATAGGGAGATGTGACGGGGAGGAATCAAAATGGAAAATATGAAGCCGTTAATTGTTGAATTTATGATTGGCATTATATTGTTGGGCATAAGTTTTTTTGTAAAAAACGACTATTACTCGACAATGATTTTTTCTATGGGGATTGGCCTTACAGCGGGGGCTGCCGCTCAGATCATTCGCATAATTTACTGGAAAAACCCGAAGCGGCAGGATGCGTATGAAGCAAAAAAACAAGAAACTCACATCAATAGGATTGACGAGAGAAAACAATATTTGCGAATGAAGGCAGGCCATATTACTTATCAGATTATGACATTTTTACTGCTGCTCCTGGCATTTATGCTGTCGCTGTTTAGGGCGGAAGCATGGATAATCGTGATGATCTTTTTGCTGTTCGTCTTTCAATGGCTGGTCGGTTTTATTGCGTACCGTATCTTGGAAAAGAAAATGTGAGAATAGCTGCAAGAGTGTATGTCTGAATGGGATTTGTTCTCTAGCGGCTGTCTGGCAGGAAATCAGAAATGGTTTCCTGCTTTTTTATTACATAGGAAACCTCGTTCCCTATGCAATAAAAAGCCCTCTGGGCAGGAATGCACACGCTGCAACGAGGAATTTCACCGCAAGGCGGTGATGCGGCGGCGCGCAAAGTGGGACTGCGCCCCTCAAAGATTGAAGGGATGGGGGAGTTGAAGTGGGCTTGCCCACTTTGTTCCGAAATCATTTGCAGATGAAATATTTTTAGACTGTGAACTTTTTGGGAGTTATCATAGTTATATAAGATGTAAGATGCTTTACGATGGGAGAAATGCAATGACAGATAAAGAACTTGTGCAAAAAGTTCACAATGGTAATCAAGAGGCTTTGGGGGATATTATAGAGCGATATTATGAGGATATATTTCGATTCTGTTTGTATATGGTTCGAGAAGAAGAGGAGGCTTATGACATTACTCAGGAGACATTTTTAAAATTTATTAAGTATGGTTCCTCCTACCGCCGGAACAATTTAAAGGGATATTTATTAACAATTGCAAGAAATCTATGCTTCAGCTTTTTTCGGAAACAAAAGGAATCTAACCAGTCCTGCAAATGTGAATGGATTGAAAAAATTCCAGAGCAGAAAGATAAAATACAGGATTTAGAAACATCAATTTATTTGCAAAGGCTATTGAACGAGCTTTCATTGGAAAATAGGGAAGTTGTCATTTTACGAATCTATGAAGAATTGAAATTCAAAGATATAGCAAAGATAGCTGGGTGCAGTGTTTCAACTGTAAAATCAAGATTCCGTTTAGGAGTGCAGCATTTAAAGAAAATGATGGAGGAGGAACATGAAAAATTCTGAAATGAAAGAGCTTTTCTTACAGGCAGATAGGCAAATAAGAATAAAGGAAGCGAAAAAGCAAAAAGTGCTTTTGCTCATGGCCGAAGAAATGGAAAAGCAGAGAACACCGATAATAAATCAGAGAGAGATTTTGTTTAGGCAGTTTCTGCATGTGGACAAATTATTTCTCTCCATATATGCGGTAGTTGTTTGTTTGATAGTAGGTGTATTATTCTTATTACAGCAGACTAGAATAGATAGAAGTACGATCATAATATCCTGCATGATAGGAGTCTCTGCTTTGGCGTTTCTTACTGTTCTCATAATAGATAAATTATTTTTTGGAAGAATGGCAGAATTAGGAGCAAGCTGCTATTTTGATACAAAGCAATGTGTTGCAGCGTATATGGTAATTATGGGGAGTGTGAACCTTATAGTATTCTTGCTGATTATTTTCTATGTGGGAAATTGTTGGGACATTGGAATTATACAGCTAGGACTATATGTATTGACAGCATTTCTTCTGTCAAATATTGTGGCGATGGGAATTTTATCTACGAAAGTTGGACGGGAGAATCCCTTTTATCTTTTGAGCAGTGGTGTCTTTTTGGCTTTAGGGTATACTGTATTTTCTGCTGTTCCAGCAGCCTTTTATGTGACTACGCTTGGAGTATGGACAATGGCCTGTTTTGTGCTTGGATGCTTGCTTGCATTGCTGATAAAAAAGCTATTCATTCAAATGGAAAAAGGAGAAGTATTATGCATGAGTTGAAGCTAATGGATGTACAGAAGAAATATAAGGAAAAAGAGGCGGTCAGGCAGTTTACATTTACTTTTACAAATGGAGTTTATGGTTTGCTGGGAGAGAATGGCGCAGGAAAGACAACGCTGATGAGATTGATTTGTGGCATTTTACAGCCTACAAACGGAACGATAACCTGTGACAATATCCGTATAGCGGAAATGGGGGCGGATTATCGCAGGTTATTGGGATATCTTCCACAGGACTTTGGGTATTATGGAGAATTTACTGCAAATCGCTTTTTGAATTATATGGCAGCTCTGAAAGCGCTTCCAGCAGATTATGTCCAAGGCCGAATAGAAGAATTATTGGAACTGGTCGATTTGAAAGATATGAAAAATAGAAAGCTGAAAACATATTCCGGAGGGATGCTTCGCAGAATCGGTATTGCGCAAGCACTCTTAAATGAGCCGGAGATTTTGATTTTGGATGAACCAACTGCGGGGCTTGACCCAAAAGAAAGGGTACGGTTTCGCAATATAATCAGTTCATTGGGAAAAAATAGAATCGTATTGTTTTCCACACACATTGTGTCAGATGTGGAATATATTGCAGATCGTATCTTGATTCTGAAAAGTGGCGGTTTAATCGGACAGGGAACTGAAAGTGAGATCATGAATGATGTGAAAGGTCATGTTTGGCAGTGTGTTGTTCCAGAACGAGAAGTACAGAAAATAAATGAAAAGTATATTGTGAGTAATTTAAGAAACAGTGGAGAAAATGTGGAATTGCGTATTATATCGGAATTTCAGCCGATGAACGAAGCGAAATATGCAGAGGCGACTTTGGAGGATGCATACCTTTATCAGATGGGGAAGACTCCCGCCTCTATAGGTGGTGAGTAAGAAATTAGTATTCGTGGTGGGCGTCAATCCCCTATCTGATAAACGCTCCGCGAGGATACGCAGGGATTCGAAGATGAATGATGTCGGTGAATGCCGACTCGAATCTCGCGCTAAGACTCGCGGGCGAGTCTTGAATGTACACAAAGGGCAGGAGAAAGAAAAAATGCGATTGTATAAGATGGAAGTTTACAAACGATGTCATAAAAAAGTGTTTTTAATGGGCATTTTGGCTGCAATAGGGCTGATGCTGTTATATTTCTGGTTTGCGGAAGTTGGTGGAGAAATAGCAGTAGTAGGGGATAAATCTTATGTGGGATATGAAGCTGTTCAGATAAACAAGGAGATTACAAGTGAGTTTGAAGGGATTATTACGAATGAAAAAATCAGCGAAATTGTTGATAAATACGGCATTCCAACGAAATTGACGGAGAATATGCCAGGCTGGAGAGATGGAAATTATTTAAATGATTTTGTTGTTCGCTATTTTACAAATGGCTGCTGGGAAACTGGAACAATACCTACACAGACGTATACTTTGGAAAAATCAGAAATGTATCAAGTGTGCCAAAGTGAAGGAATTATCCCTGTTTTAGCATATACAAAGGGATGGCAGGTGTTTGTAGAAATGCTGCAATTTGGTCTTATTTTAGGAAGTGTTTTAATTATTTTCAGTATTTCGACAGTGTTTGCGGAAGAAGAACAGATAAAGATGCTGCCAATTATTTTTACAACAGAGGAAGGAAAAAGAAAAGACATTACAGCAAAAATTTTTGCAGCGTTTTCTTTGACAGTTTTTGTTTTCTTGGGTATTGTGTTGTTTGATTTTATACTATGTGGTATTGTTTATGGCTTAAATGGATATGAAAATCTGGCTGGGGTAGTGTTAGGGGACAAAATGCTCAGAGTGGTATATCAACAGGAATTTTTGGAATATTTGCTTAAGCTGCTGCTTTTGAATTTGCAGGGGCTATTATTGTTGTGTGCGGTTACATTATGTGTTTCTGCTGGATGCAGCAGTTCTTTTATAGCAGTGATTATATCGGCAGTATGCTGGGGGATACCTATATTGCTTAGGATGTTCTTAACCGGAATCATTTCAATCATTATATATGCTACGCCGTTATTTTTGGTTATGCGGGAAACAGTAAATGATATGGTTGCTTTTTGGCAGCTTGTCTTATTTATAAGTGTTTTTGCGGGAGTTGTTTGCACAATTATGGGATATCGAAAGTACAAAATAAAAGAGGCCTAGCTGAAGAAATGCGTAGGTTTGGGGAAGACAGAAAAAATTTTAATGGCCAGGGCATTTCCCAAAGATATATTGCCTGCTGAGAGACCTTTCCTTTTTATTTTGAACAGGAAAGAAGTTCTATTCTGTCAGAGCAGATGAAAGAAAAATGTTTTCGGCAGGCTTATCTAAAGGAAACAGGTCTATGGATATAAGGAAAGCATGGAAATTTAGAATTGACAAAGCGACACGCGTGTCTTATAATTATTTTAGCGACATGAATGTCGCAAAATGGAGCGATTACTATGGGAAAAAAAGGAGACGAAACCAAAAGGTTTATTTTAGAAAAGGCATTGTCTTTATTTGCAGAAAAGGGATTTAAAAATGTTACAATGAAAGACATTTGCATGGAAACCGGATTAAGCAGAGGCGGGCTTTACAGACACTACGAAAGTACACATCAAATTTTTTCTGAAATTGTAGATACTCTTATGAGCAGACAAGACAATGAACTTTCTGAAAAAATGAAAAATAAAGTTCCGGCACCTATAATTCTTGATGAAATTCTAGAACGGTACAAAAAAGAAATGTTGGATAGTTCCGGCTCTTTAAGTATAGCAATATTAGAATTTTATAGTGAAAATCAATCGGATAACAATGATAATATGCTTTTTAAACAATATCTCTATTCCAAAGAGATGTGGAAAAATTTCATATCTTACGGAGTGGAACGAGGAGAATTTAAAAAGGTTGACAGTGAAGAAATGATTGACTTAATTATTTTTTCTTATCAAGGGGTGCGGATGTTTGCAACGATACTGCCAATTGATGAACATATACCGGAACGGTTAATCAGCCATGTGAAAAAAGCACTTTTAGGAGGGTGATTATGGTGACTGTTTTTAGAAAGTTCTCACATGAAGAAGCGGCATTTATCAACCCAGAAGATACGACAAGACAAGATCCGAATTTTCCGGAGCTATGCGTATCTACATTTTCTGAGAATATTATAAACAAGTTTGCCTCTATAAAAAATGTAAAAGTGATAGGGTGGCTCTATTCTGCAAATGGGAATATCCCTATTTATGAAATATTGTATAAGAATACCCGGATTGCTTTTTTCTTATCCAGGGTCGGTGCGCCTGCGTGTGCTGCGGGGATAGAAGAAGTCATTGCGTTAGGGACAAAGAAGTTAGTTTTATTTGGGAGTTGTGGAGTATTAAATGAAGAAGCAGCTAATGGAAAAATCATAGTCCCAACAGCAGCCATCCGCGATGAAGGAACAAGCTACCATTATATAGAAGCCGCTGATGAAATTTTAGCTGACAGAAAATCGGTGGATACATTGATTAAGTGTTTAAAAAAATGTGGTTATCCTTATGTAAAAGGAAAAACATGGACGACTGACGCTATTTATAGGGAGACAAAATCCCTAATCAGTGAGCGAAAAGCTGCGGGCTGTGTTGCGGTTGAAATGGAGTGTGCTGCTGCTTTAGCCGTAACTCAATTCCGTAAACTGCCCTTTGCACAGTTTTTATTTGGGGCCGATAATTTGGATACTTCTCAATGGGAACCGCGAGATTTAGTTGAATACGGATTATCAAGCGCAGAAAAATATTTCGCACTGGCATTTGAATGTGTGCTTGAATTATAAATGTAGAGAGGCTGCTGAAATGGGCGGCGAATGGATATGGTGTCTTATATGCAGAAATAAGAAGCGTTTGAAGATCCGGCTGATACAATACTTAGGAATTTTCCTTTATACTGTCCAAAATGCAGGCAGGAGACACAAATCAATGTTTGTAAATTGAATATATCAGTTATCAAAGAGCCAGACGCTAAGACGCAGAGCCGATAATGCAACATTAAAATGTAGCTATGATTCGTTCTTTTTTATGATATAGGAAAGACCTGAAAACTCTTTCTTATAACAAACGCTTTGCGAAGGATGCGCACGCAGCAATGAGGAATATCACCGCAAAGCGGTGTTGCGGCGGCGCGCAAAGTGAGATTGCGTCCTCAAAGATTGAGGGGAAGGGGAGCTGAAGTGGGCCCGTCCGCTTTGTTCTAGGTACAAGATAAGTATTTGGAGGTGTTTACCGATATGAGATTAAAGATAGTTGGAAGCGGAGGAATGTTTCAGATCCCCAACCCTTTTTGTAAATGTCCAATTTGTGAGGAAGCACGCACAAAAAGAGGAAAGTATGAGCGGTTGGGGCCAAGCATTTATATTGAAGATATACAAATGCTCATTGACACACCGGAAGATATTGGTGTTGCGTGCGATAGACAAGGTATTTCCGAGATAAAATATCTTTCTATATCACATAAAGACCCAGACCATACAAGGGGGATGCGTATTGTAGAGC
Proteins encoded in this window:
- a CDS encoding DUF6442 family protein; the encoded protein is MKSRITKYTTVVFGLVLVAVGLYLIKTSGDPQGMMRALPYVCIGIGCGLFGHGMGNMISERAIYGDPELKKKLDIEKNDERNLAIANNAKGKAFDMMTFVFGALMVSFALMGVDMIAVLLLVFAYLFVHGFEIYYRLKFDREM
- a CDS encoding nucleoside phosphorylase, with the translated sequence MVTVFRKFSHEEAAFINPEDTTRQDPNFPELCVSTFSENIINKFASIKNVKVIGWLYSANGNIPIYEILYKNTRIAFFLSRVGAPACAAGIEEVIALGTKKLVLFGSCGVLNEEAANGKIIVPTAAIRDEGTSYHYIEAADEILADRKSVDTLIKCLKKCGYPYVKGKTWTTDAIYRETKSLISERKAAGCVAVEMECAAALAVTQFRKLPFAQFLFGADNLDTSQWEPRDLVEYGLSSAEKYFALAFECVLEL
- a CDS encoding ABC transporter ATP-binding protein, producing the protein MHELKLMDVQKKYKEKEAVRQFTFTFTNGVYGLLGENGAGKTTLMRLICGILQPTNGTITCDNIRIAEMGADYRRLLGYLPQDFGYYGEFTANRFLNYMAALKALPADYVQGRIEELLELVDLKDMKNRKLKTYSGGMLRRIGIAQALLNEPEILILDEPTAGLDPKERVRFRNIISSLGKNRIVLFSTHIVSDVEYIADRILILKSGGLIGQGTESEIMNDVKGHVWQCVVPEREVQKINEKYIVSNLRNSGENVELRIISEFQPMNEAKYAEATLEDAYLYQMGKTPASIGGE
- a CDS encoding RNA polymerase sigma factor — its product is MTDKELVQKVHNGNQEALGDIIERYYEDIFRFCLYMVREEEEAYDITQETFLKFIKYGSSYRRNNLKGYLLTIARNLCFSFFRKQKESNQSCKCEWIEKIPEQKDKIQDLETSIYLQRLLNELSLENREVVILRIYEELKFKDIAKIAGCSVSTVKSRFRLGVQHLKKMMEEEHEKF
- a CDS encoding multidrug transporter — translated: MRLYKMEVYKRCHKKVFLMGILAAIGLMLLYFWFAEVGGEIAVVGDKSYVGYEAVQINKEITSEFEGIITNEKISEIVDKYGIPTKLTENMPGWRDGNYLNDFVVRYFTNGCWETGTIPTQTYTLEKSEMYQVCQSEGIIPVLAYTKGWQVFVEMLQFGLILGSVLIIFSISTVFAEEEQIKMLPIIFTTEEGKRKDITAKIFAAFSLTVFVFLGIVLFDFILCGIVYGLNGYENLAGVVLGDKMLRVVYQQEFLEYLLKLLLLNLQGLLLLCAVTLCVSAGCSSSFIAVIISAVCWGIPILLRMFLTGIISIIIYATPLFLVMRETVNDMVAFWQLVLFISVFAGVVCTIMGYRKYKIKEA
- a CDS encoding MerR family transcriptional regulator; its protein translation is MRSVKEISDLTGISVRTLHYYDEIGLLKPTEKSGAGYRLYDDKALETLQQILFFREFDIPLKEIKAVMDNPVLKRNQILQMQRNMLIAKKERMERLISSIDDILKGENKMDFAVFSKTEMEEMFQTMFEHMPANMRNLAVKEFGSIEEWKKHYMEALSSEEMQKGYAKVVEWYGGKENFLSAANNPVSKEVAESYNKRVEVVLQKLSAKKECDTASFEVKEVVGEYGFVMKQLSQIKSEKGLMLAQAQYYRNEKIKPIIDEKYGEGASEFFVKAIEAFYENK
- a CDS encoding helix-turn-helix transcriptional regulator → MKNRLEELRKQKGIKQEELANALEVSRQTIGSLENGRYNPSIQLAFKIARYFHMTIEEIFIYEEEE
- a CDS encoding TetR/AcrR family transcriptional regulator, translating into MGKKGDETKRFILEKALSLFAEKGFKNVTMKDICMETGLSRGGLYRHYESTHQIFSEIVDTLMSRQDNELSEKMKNKVPAPIILDEILERYKKEMLDSSGSLSIAILEFYSENQSDNNDNMLFKQYLYSKEMWKNFISYGVERGEFKKVDSEEMIDLIIFSYQGVRMFATILPIDEHIPERLISHVKKALLGG